The sequence below is a genomic window from Streptomyces sp. V1I1.
TTCGCGCCTGTACCGCAAGGCCAAGGAGCAGGTCACCCACTCCCTGGTCTACAACTACAACGACCGTAAGAAGCGCAAGGGCGACTTCCGTCAGCTGTGGATCCAGCGCATCAACGCCGCTGCCCGCCAGAACGGTATGACGTACAACCGCCTCATCCAGGGTCTGAAGGCCGCCAACATCGAGGTGGACCGCAAGATCCTGGCCGAGCTCGCGGTCAACGACGCCGGCGCGTTCGCCGCGCTCGTCGAGGTTGCCCAGAAGGCGCTTCCGAGCGACGTCAACGCCCCGAAGGCCGCGTCGGCGGCCTGACGGCCGCGTCCAGCCGGACCGCTTTTGGACCCGCAGGCCTTCGGCCTGCGGGTCCGGTGCGTTCTGCGCTGTATCGGGGGACACCCCCGGCCCCCGACCTTCCCCGTGCAGACCCTTCCGGGGTCGGCCCCGGACCCGAATCAGAGAGCCGCAGGCACATGGCCCCCGAGCTGATCTCCCCGCGTTCCCCACGCGTCACCGCCGCCCGGCGGCTTGCCAAGCGCGCCTTCCGGGGCAAGGAGCGCCTGTTCATCGCCGAGGGGCCGCAGGCCGTGCGGGAAGCGGTCGCCCATCGCGGCCCCAGCGGTGAGCCCACCCTGGTCGAGCTCTTCACCACCGTCGAGGCCGCAGAGCGGTACGCGGACATCGTCGACGCCGCCCGTGCCGCCGGGGCCCGGGTGCACCACGCCTCCGACGCGGTGCTCGCCGAGGTCTCCCAGACCGTCACCCCGCAGGGCCTGGTCGGCGTCTGCCGGTTCCTCGACTCGCCGTTCGAGGAGATCCTGGCGGCGCGGCCGAAGCTCGTCGCCGTACTCGCGCATGTACGCGACCCCGGGAACGCCGGCACGGTGCTGCGCTGCGCGGACGCCGCGGGCGCCGACGCCGTCGTCCTCACCGACGCCTCCGTCGACCTCTACAACCCCAAGTCGGTGCGCGCGTCGGTCGGTTCGCACTTCCATCTGCCCGTCGCCGTCGGCGTCCCCGTCGAGCAGGCGGTGCGGGGGCTGCGCGACGCCGGAGTGCGCGTACTGGCCGCCGACGGCGCCGGCGACGACGACCTGGATGACGAGCTCGACGCCGGGACCATGGGCGGACCCACCGCATGGATCTTCGGCAACGAGGCCTGGGGGCTGCCGGAGGAGACCCGTGCGCTCGCGGACGCCGTCGTGCGCGTACCGATCCACGGAAAGGCCGAAAGTCTGAACCTCGCGACCGCCGCAGCCGTATGCCTCTATGCCTCGGCGCGTGCCCAGCGCGCAGTGGGTACTCACTGAGTGGGAGTACTCGCTCAGGGGGTCCGCTCCGTCACTTCCAGCTAGTAGTGTGACGGGCTCGGGGGCCCACTGCGGCGGCGGGAGAGGTGGGGTACGGGGATGGCTGTCGGGACGAGCAGGCTCGCGGAGACACACGGGGCGTTGCTGTGCCAGTCCGGCGGCCTCGACGCGTTCGGGATCGACCCCGACGACCTCCCCGACGGACTTGTCGTCGCCGACGAGAACGGCCGCGTGATCTGCTTCAACGACGCGGCCGTACGGATCACCGCCGTGTCCAAGGGCGAAGCGCTCGGCCTGCCGCTGGAGCGCGCGCTGCCGCTGGAGGACCTCAAGGGCTGCCGCTGGTGGACGCTTACCGATCCGTACGGCGGACTCGCCACCCGCGTCGGCCAGCCCGAGCGCAATCTGCTGCTGCCCGGCGGCCGCGAGGTCCTCGTCTCCGTCCGTTATGTGCGCGAGCGCCCCACCGGGCCGGTACGCCGCCTCGTCATCAGCCTGCGCGGCACCGAGGCCCGGCGCCGCACCGAACGCAGTCACGCCGAGCTGATAGCGACGGTCGCCCATGAGCTGCGTTCCCCGCTCACCTCGGTGAAGGGCTTCACGGCGACGCTGCTCGCCAAATGGGAGCGATTCACCGACGACCAGAAGCGGCTGATGCTGGAGACGGTCGACGCCGACGCCAACCGCGTCACCCGGCTCATCGCCGAGCTCCTCGACATCTCCCGTATCGACTCCGGACGGCTCGAAGTGCGCCGCCAGCCCATCGACATCGCGGCCGCCGTCGGACGCCACATCCAGTCGCACATAGCCAGTGGCCAGTCTCCCGACCGCTTCTTCGTGCGCATCCAGCGCCGGCTGCCCGATCTGTGGGCCGACCCGGACAAGATCGACCAGGTGCTCGGCAACCTGCTGGAAAATGCGGTGCGCCACGGCGCCGGAACGGTCACCATCGAGGTGGCGCCGGCATCGGCGAAGGACGACGAGAAGGGTACGGCCGTCACCGTGAGCGACGAAGGCCCCGGCATCCCCGAGGAGTCGATGGGCCGTGTCTTCACCCGCTTCTGGCGGGGGAGCAAGCGCGGCGGCACCGGCCTGGGCCTCTACATCGTCAAGGGCATCGTCGAGGCGCACGGCGGGACGATCACCGTAGGCCGCGGACCCGGCGGCGGCGCCGAGTTCCGATTTATTCTGCCCGTCGGCGCCCCGGCCTACCTGAAATAAGAGGTTTCGCGAAGCGTCAGGTAGGGCGGTGGCGGGCGACGGGAGGGCCTAGCCGCCCGCAGGCTCATTCGCCTCTCCACACCCCGTTAGACTCGACCTTTGGCACCTTTGCGTCCTCGGTCGACGAGCGGGGGCCCCAGCC
It includes:
- the rplT gene encoding 50S ribosomal protein L20 — encoded protein: MARVKRAVNAHKKRRAILEQASGYRGQRSRLYRKAKEQVTHSLVYNYNDRKKRKGDFRQLWIQRINAAARQNGMTYNRLIQGLKAANIEVDRKILAELAVNDAGAFAALVEVAQKALPSDVNAPKAASAA
- a CDS encoding RNA methyltransferase, whose amino-acid sequence is MAPELISPRSPRVTAARRLAKRAFRGKERLFIAEGPQAVREAVAHRGPSGEPTLVELFTTVEAAERYADIVDAARAAGARVHHASDAVLAEVSQTVTPQGLVGVCRFLDSPFEEILAARPKLVAVLAHVRDPGNAGTVLRCADAAGADAVVLTDASVDLYNPKSVRASVGSHFHLPVAVGVPVEQAVRGLRDAGVRVLAADGAGDDDLDDELDAGTMGGPTAWIFGNEAWGLPEETRALADAVVRVPIHGKAESLNLATAAAVCLYASARAQRAVGTH
- a CDS encoding ATP-binding protein, with protein sequence MAVGTSRLAETHGALLCQSGGLDAFGIDPDDLPDGLVVADENGRVICFNDAAVRITAVSKGEALGLPLERALPLEDLKGCRWWTLTDPYGGLATRVGQPERNLLLPGGREVLVSVRYVRERPTGPVRRLVISLRGTEARRRTERSHAELIATVAHELRSPLTSVKGFTATLLAKWERFTDDQKRLMLETVDADANRVTRLIAELLDISRIDSGRLEVRRQPIDIAAAVGRHIQSHIASGQSPDRFFVRIQRRLPDLWADPDKIDQVLGNLLENAVRHGAGTVTIEVAPASAKDDEKGTAVTVSDEGPGIPEESMGRVFTRFWRGSKRGGTGLGLYIVKGIVEAHGGTITVGRGPGGGAEFRFILPVGAPAYLK